Proteins co-encoded in one Prescottella sp. R16 genomic window:
- a CDS encoding acyl-CoA dehydrogenase family protein codes for MKFSLTTEQRDFADSLRGLLAGANTPAVVRAWGENDTTAGRELLTQLAETGVTALAVPEEYDGIGAHPADLAVAFIELGRAAVPGPLVETAAAVPALLSALTDQAPAKRFLPGIAEGSALASLVLEPSTPRALDADLADAVLKVSGDTLELVRPTTQLESVDPARRLFEVESVETLAQGADVAAAAEKAYDLAVLAASAQLIGAGHAMIDTATEYAKNRSQFGRVIGSFQAVKHHLSDAKVAVEMATPLVYGAAISIAEGSTTVARDVSAAKVAAANAAYVASRKALQVHGAIGYTLECDLSLWLTKTRALQSAWGTASAHRARIASAL; via the coding sequence ATGAAATTTTCTCTCACCACCGAGCAGCGCGACTTCGCGGACAGCCTCCGCGGCCTGCTCGCAGGCGCCAACACCCCCGCCGTCGTCCGTGCGTGGGGTGAGAACGACACCACTGCCGGCCGTGAGCTGCTGACCCAGCTCGCCGAGACCGGTGTGACCGCGCTCGCGGTGCCCGAGGAATACGACGGTATCGGGGCGCATCCGGCCGATCTCGCGGTCGCGTTCATCGAGCTGGGTCGCGCCGCGGTGCCCGGCCCGCTCGTCGAGACGGCAGCCGCCGTTCCCGCGCTGCTGTCGGCCCTGACCGACCAGGCCCCGGCCAAGCGGTTCCTGCCGGGTATCGCCGAGGGCAGTGCGCTCGCGTCGCTGGTGCTCGAGCCGTCCACCCCGCGGGCTCTCGACGCTGATCTCGCCGACGCCGTTCTGAAGGTCTCCGGGGACACCCTCGAGCTGGTGCGCCCGACGACGCAGCTCGAGTCCGTCGATCCGGCCCGCCGCCTGTTCGAGGTCGAGTCGGTCGAGACCCTCGCACAGGGCGCGGATGTCGCCGCGGCCGCCGAGAAGGCCTACGACCTCGCGGTTCTGGCCGCGTCCGCGCAGCTGATCGGTGCCGGTCACGCGATGATCGACACCGCCACCGAGTACGCGAAGAACCGTTCGCAGTTCGGTCGCGTCATCGGCAGCTTCCAGGCCGTCAAGCATCACCTGTCCGACGCGAAGGTGGCCGTCGAGATGGCGACCCCGCTCGTGTACGGCGCGGCGATCTCCATCGCCGAAGGCAGCACCACGGTCGCCCGAGACGTGTCGGCCGCCAAGGTGGCCGCCGCGAACGCCGCCTACGTGGCGTCCCGCAAGGCGCTGCAGGTCCACGGCGCGATCGGTTACACCCTCGAGTGCGACCTGTCGCTGTGGCTGACCAAGACGCGGGCACTGCAGTCCGCGTGGGGCACCGCTTCTGCACACCGCGCACGGATTGCGAGTGCGCTGTGA
- a CDS encoding acyl-CoA dehydrogenase family protein: protein MDLELDEKARAFQLEVREWLAANVPAEPLPSMDTAEGFEAHRAWEHKLADARLSTVAWPAEYGGRDASMIEWIIFEEEYYKAGAPGRVSQNGIFLFAPTLFEHGTEEQLARIMPRMSRADDIWAQAWSEPEAGSDLAGIRSTARRTDGGWILNGQKTWSSRAVYADWGFGMFRTDPEAQRHKGLTYFMFPLNQDGVTVRAIPQLDGEPGFAEIFFEDVFVPDTDVVGEVNNGWRVAMSTASNERGLSLRSPGRFMSAVDRLIEVWKANSDATDTAARDRVVDAWIGAEAYRLHTWGTVTRMLEGVPLGVEGSINKIFWSELDVRIHETALDLLGADGELAGKWQDGYLFSLSGPIYAGTNEIQRNIVAERLLGLPKADR, encoded by the coding sequence GTGGATCTCGAACTGGATGAAAAGGCCCGCGCCTTCCAACTGGAAGTGCGCGAATGGCTCGCGGCCAACGTCCCGGCGGAGCCGCTGCCGTCGATGGACACCGCGGAGGGCTTCGAGGCCCACCGTGCGTGGGAGCACAAGCTCGCCGACGCCCGCCTGTCCACCGTCGCATGGCCCGCGGAGTACGGCGGACGCGACGCGTCGATGATCGAGTGGATCATCTTCGAAGAGGAGTACTACAAGGCCGGTGCTCCCGGCCGTGTCAGTCAGAACGGCATCTTCCTGTTCGCGCCGACGCTGTTCGAGCACGGCACCGAGGAGCAGCTCGCGCGCATCATGCCGCGCATGTCCCGCGCCGACGACATCTGGGCGCAGGCGTGGTCCGAGCCGGAGGCCGGTTCCGACCTGGCGGGTATCCGGTCGACGGCGCGTCGCACCGACGGCGGCTGGATCCTCAACGGGCAGAAGACGTGGAGCTCGCGTGCCGTGTACGCGGACTGGGGCTTCGGCATGTTCCGTACCGACCCGGAGGCGCAGCGCCACAAGGGTCTGACGTACTTCATGTTCCCGCTGAACCAGGACGGTGTCACCGTCCGGGCGATCCCGCAGCTCGACGGCGAGCCGGGCTTTGCGGAGATCTTCTTCGAGGACGTGTTCGTGCCGGACACCGACGTGGTCGGCGAGGTGAACAACGGCTGGCGGGTCGCGATGAGTACCGCGTCCAACGAGCGTGGCCTGTCGCTGCGCAGCCCGGGCCGGTTCATGTCCGCGGTCGACCGCCTGATCGAGGTGTGGAAGGCGAACTCCGACGCCACCGACACGGCCGCGCGGGACCGTGTCGTCGACGCGTGGATCGGCGCCGAGGCGTACCGCCTGCACACGTGGGGCACCGTGACCCGCATGCTCGAGGGTGTGCCGCTCGGTGTCGAGGGCTCGATCAACAAGATCTTCTGGTCGGAACTCGACGTCCGCATCCACGAGACCGCTCTCGACCTGCTGGGCGCCGACGGCGAGCTCGCCGGCAAGTGGCAGGACGGGTACCTGTTCTCGCTGTCCGGCCCGATCTACGCCGGCACCAACGAAATTCAGCGCAACATCGTTGCCGAGCGGCTGCTCGGACTCCCGAAGGCGGATCGATGA